CTATGTAAGACTTCATAAGGAGATTTCCCCTGTAATGCCACAGATGGTATTCTATTGATCGAATAAACTGCAACAATTACACAGTATCCCCAGAACTTCAAAGGGATGTCACCCTGAAATCTGACTGCTGCAATCTCCAATATGTGCTTGCGCTTCGTTTCAGCCACCCCATTTTGATGAGGGGTGTGCACACATGTTCTCTGATGTACAAGTCCCAGGGATTGGAAAAGGTGAGAACAACTTGTGTTGACAAACTCCCCTCCACTGTCTGTTCTGAACTGAGTTTGCCCCATCTTAAAGAAGTTTCTCAACACCACAATTACATCACTTTTAAGTTTCAGCAAATACAAGCAAGTAATTCTAGAGTGATCGTCTACAATTTGTAGAAACATTTTATTTCCATCAAAAGTTCGTACATTATAAGGGCCCCACACATCAatatgcaatagatgaaaaatcTTACAAGTTCTACTTGTACTATTATTGCAAGGCAACCTAGCATGTCTTGCTAATGGACAAACCATACAATTCTTAATTGCACTCCTGTAAACTTCCTGAGACAACCCTAGAAGTTGTTTTATTGCTCCAACTGCTGCATGTCCTAGTCTTCTGTGTCAAAGTTCTATATCCACCTTCTCCTTTATTGCAGCCGTTCCTTTATTTGTAACTGTGATGCCTTGCCTTCAGCAGGACTGAGCACTGCATGTAGTTTGGATACAGATAACTGGTTATACTAAAATCCGGTATCTATAGGACATTGTCTAGAATATCTCTTTCAGTCAAGTTACAGGACCCAATATGTGTCACAGCAGTAGTTCCTCCATTGGGTAGGTGTACCTTTTTTGTTCATGAGCACCAAGTTCTGTTTTATTAGCTAACACATTTAAATCTGAGACCGTATGATTGGTTGCTTCAGAATCAACAAACCGTTCCTTCTTGTGTGAATTTACTAGAAAAACATTAACAATACCTGCCATATTAGTTGAAACTTCACCAGTATTGCCCTGCTTGGGCAGTTTCAGATTTTGAGAGTATTGTTGAGGTGTGAAGTAAGGCCCTTTTATGTGGTCAGTAGCATGATTATCACAATAGTTGGAGGTACCTTCCCTTGCATCCTGCTTTCTATACTCACCTACTGAAGCATTATGAGCAGCAGTGAAATTTGGCTTCTTCTTGCACTTGAAATCAGCTGGATATCCTATCAGTTTGTAGTAACCCTCATGAGTGTGGTCTTTAAGCTTACAGTAATCACATTGCGGATTTAAATTCTTCTTAGGTCTCTGACATAATCCTCCTTTTGCCATCATCAGTGCTGTGACATCTCCACTTTCAGTTGTAGAAAAGGTGTTGGACATGTTCCTTTGACTCTTTCTCTCCCTTAACATAGAGTAAGCCTTGTTGATAGTAAGTACTGGGACCATCAAAGCAGCTGACTTTTAGCTTGCTCATACGACTTGTTAAGTCCCATCAGAAATTGTAAAAGCTTCAATCGTTCCATGAATGTCACAAATTCTCGAGCTTTGGCACAATCACAACCTGGAGTTGGAGCTAAGCTGTCAAATTCAGCCCACAATAACCGTAACTTTGAGAAATAAGCAGAAATAGTGCTGTCCTCTAACTGATAGTCGCCATCTCCTTATGAATTTGGAAAATCCTTGAGCAATCGATTTTGTCAAATTGCTCATTCAGATCTCCCTACACTGACACAACATTCGTAGAATAGACAATTCCATTGTACAATTCCTTCGATACACAATTCTTGATCCACGATAAAACTATTGCATTGCATCTTTCCCACAAATCGACCAAGTTTGGACCGTAATTCTCCCTTTTTGCAGGTGCCTTCTATAAACCCTAGCTTGTTTCTTCCTAGGATTGCAATTCGCATAGTACGAGTCCATACGAAGTAATTTTCTGGTCCGGTCAATTGAAGGTAGATCAATACTGTTCCTAAAGTATCCGTTGAATGCAAATACACAGATGATTGTGACTAAGCTTCTCTGGCTCTGTATCATCAATCGCCATAGCTGAGCTTCGTAACACTCGAATTCGATGAATTTCTAGGAAAAGTAAAACAACTACACTAATTGCCACTtgactctgataccatgttaaacTCCATAGAATTGAGCTTACATTGTGGGAGATTCTCAGCTATACATGCAGAAATGTAGGTGAGCAATCGAGAGAGAAGAAAGGGGATAGCTTGCACAGCAAGTCAGCAAGCCAATatgaaaatgagaaaatgaaAGGGTTTCTTTATTGAATCAACTGATACATATATACAATTTACACGCACATGTGTCCAACTAATTTCCAACTGTCAACTTAACCTCCCTAACTGACTTAACAATAATTAACTGCTCCACTAACTACCTGACCCTAGTTAACTCCTAGCATTGGTTAACTAACTTCAGGTTACACCAGTCTCAACAGTTTGTTCCATAAAACGAAAAATGTGATACTTGTAATATTTCCAGTGATTGAATCACAGCAAGAAAAAATTGAAAGCAGTGTTACAATTATTGTAGCTATTGCTATTTGCTAGCAAATTGCATGTGTATGTATGCACAAACTGATGAATGCATGCACTTGGATGTGTATATAATTGAAATCTTGGTGATGGAATGTGGGAGACTGTTGAACTTGCCTTTTTAGCTACCTAGAAAATTCAAATTCATTGGTATAAATTGTCATGTTTGTGTAATCTGATATACCCATAATATTGTCAATTACATAACCATATACAGTTGTGAAATTGAAGTTCTTTTCAGATGATTAGTGAATCTTGATTTAGTGTTATCAGTTAAACAATGTCTTTTTATGCTCATTAAACCCAAAAGTAATTACTACATATGCTTATTCACAGATTACTTACAGAGACAGTGAAGCAATCTCAAGGTTGGGGAAGTTCACAGGACTGGGATGAAATCGAGGTTAATAAATGAATTTCCCAAAAAATGTCTTTTAGTTTCTTCAATGGAATTGAATCAAACAAATGTCTTTCCTTTTTGTGTAAAGTTACCAGTCAATATTGATATCCAACTTGCTTCCTTTATCACTTTCCCTAATTTGTCCAATCTTCATTCTCTTACGGCATTTTTCGATTGTAATCTTTAAACAACTTTTCCTGTTCCTTCCAAATGAGCTTAAAGACAAAAAAGGATGTTCTAGTTTGAGAAGGCTCGGAATGACTGTTAGGTGAAGGAATTAGTCCTGATGGGCAATGCATCGTGAGCATAATGTTGAATCAGTATTTGTTATGTCATTATAATGTGTGTTGCAAATTGACGTGGATTCGATAGAATCTCGATTGTGATTTTACAGTTATTAAGACAGTTGGCTGCATAAGAAGGAGAACAAAAAGTGTACCCACATATCCACGTTCTATATACTTGTGGCAATGCTTTGATAAATTATTAATGAAATCAACTCATTGTGCTATTCCAGGGAGCATGGGTATTGAGGCCAAAAACCTCAAAGCCAAAGTTAGTCGTACATTTTGTTGGAGGTGTTTTTGTTGGGGCTGCTCCTCAGCTTTCTTACCGCCTTTTCCTGGAGCGGCTCAGTCAAATGTGAGTGTTTTGATCTTGATTCCAGAGTCCATCTTTTTCTTTCTATGTTAATTATGTGCTTAAGATTGGAAAGTAGCCACTTCTTTGTTGTATTTGTGACCTGTATGCGCCTTGGAACTATTCTGATTTATTGTTagcttttctctcttttttgcgTTACTCATAAGCAGGATAGGAGAAGTAAAAAATTTTAACCAACCACAGCACCAATGGGGTGATGGTACTGTATAATTCTTCCATTCTCTCTATGTAATTATGAATTGAAGGTTGATTTCTCAGATTTTAGGTAAGGAAGAACAGTGGTCCACTTTTTAAGTAGTATCTTGCTAAAGATCTTCAACTGAAGAAGTACTAGTTTTAAAAGGTGCTTACCAACTGAAGATCATGTTTTACTTTACTAGTTTGGCGAAGGGATTTCCATCTGTTTAATCAGACTTAAGAATCATAGCTTTTCTGCTATTAGTTGTATTAGACTATTTCCACCTGTTTAATCAGACTTAAGAAGCAAAACTTTTTGCGCTACCAGCTGTATTAGACTACCAGATGTACATTCCAGCTGTATCATTTTATAAAACTACATGCTAATCATGATGTTGCAAGCACTATAATTCTTGTCCTTTTTATGTCTCCCTTCTGTTTCCTTTATCCATTGTGTCTATTAAGTGGGGTAGGTATAGTGCTTGGCCTTATTTACATTGTGAGGAGATATGTTGGTTGCTACAACTTACTTATGTTACATTGTGAGGCAGGGATGTCTTGGTGATTGCTACGCCTTATGCTAGTGGATTTGACCATTTCTACATTGCAGATGAAGTGCAGTTTAAGTTTGATAGGTGCCTTAGGTTTCTCCAAGATAGAGTGAGTTTCAACTTTTGCCTGAGATGAGACTGTTCTATAATGCTTTGTTTCTTATGCATGTCCATTAGTGACATAGGTACAAGACCTTCCTGTATTTGGCATTGGGCACTCTTTAGGATCTGTAATTCACCTTTTGATTGGTAAGTTAAAAGTATTCATATTTTTATATAGAGGTAAATTTGGTCAACTTGGTCCATAGTACTTGACACATTGATGCTTGATGATCAGGATCAAGATATGCTGTGAAAAAAAATGGGAATGTATTGATGGCTTTCAACAACAAGGTACTTGATTAATTTATTTTCAGCTTTATCACAAACTCATACAACGTTAAAATCGGTTTGAGGGATGCAAAGCCAAATGCAAATGCATTTGATGCATACAGACTTTTTGCCATGTTTTGCTTTCATttgtttatctttttcttttttatttcgtTTTTGGTCGGGTGGGATGGAGTAGGAGGTACAAGCAACTATGTCAGATTATTCAGCTTCATAAGCTCAGGGTGGTCAAGTTGCTGCGTGTTCATGAGACAAGTTAGATACAGCTTCTTTAATTTCTACCTTCACGGTTAAACCTAGGTATAACATCCTAAAATGTGTGACTTAGGATGTTAACTTCCTCACACTTCAAATTTCTTAGGAAGTCTGTTGAGGAAGTTTAGAAATTGGATCTGATTTTAATGCACAGATTGGATCTACATTACAGCCCCATTTAATAAGCCTATCAGTATAATTAAGATGACCATTCTATCTGCCCTCTTTGTTAGTTTATGGTGCTTATAATAATGCTAGTGCAATTATACTTGCAAATCTTGTAGCTATGAACACTTGACAAGTTTGACATGGTTTTCTGAAATCTTGGCCCTCGACGGCTTCTTGCCAGGGTCTTTATCTAAGAGCCAAGGTCTGATATCCAAGTTTTGTAGTCTTACTGTAGCTGTTTGTGAAAGTGAAAACAGAAATACATGTTACGTTTACTCCTGTAGACCACTAGGAGTTTTAAGTTACTGAACATCTTAACGTGTGCAATAATCTATTTGTGTCCCGAAGCTAGGTGGCCCGGGTAATCCATCACCATCTGAGCATATAATAAAGTTTTCctgttacttttttttttgtccaGGATGCCAGCCTTGCAGTTCCATTTTTCTCATCTGTTCTTGCTCCAATGATGCAAAATATCGGACCGGTTTTATCGGACATTGCATCGTCACCAACCATTCGTCTTGGGGTAAGTAGCTGAatttcaccatcttccccagctTCTTTTGAATGTTCTTATTAGATGACTTTCACATTTGACATTATAGATGTTTCTTTTCCTTCTGTCAAGATAACTAAGCAAACAAATTTTTACTAACAACAAAAGCTGGCACTATGGTTAGTGGTGTCAAATGGGTGAGGTGGGTTGGATCTGAGCGGGCTGAAAACGGGCCGAACAAATGTGGTTTATTGTCCAAACTGCCCATATCTTATACAGGTCAAAAAATGCATTGGTGATAAATGGGTTTGGTAAACAACAGTTTTGGCCCATTTTGGTTCGTCTGATGGATGGATGCTAAGAGTAGTAAAATTGCCTATATGTAACTGTGTGATTGCTCGATGGCGCTCACACCAGCACCCATTTGCTGAAACCTATGTTGCCCGGACTCTCCGAAAATATCGATGGGTCCGTGTCGGATCgtccaaaagtagtgcattttttAGAGGATCCAACACGGGTGCAGCGGCTATTTTGAAGAGTCCGTGCAACATAGGCTGAAGCGCATAATCCTAGTCCACCATGGCGAGAACATGGCAAATGTTGACATCAAGGATTATGGAACAACCCCAAATCACAAAATTGAACTGACTCAAAAATCGATTGAGCAGGCCTACAAACTGGATCCCTTTATCAAGAAACTGTTTTCTGAAAATTGTGGATCTTCCGGCACCAACAACTGGAAGGTCTACTTCTATGTCTCCCCTGCAGAGCGCAGAAGAAGGACGTTGAAAGGAATAGGCCGGTCGTTTCTGAAGAGGAGAGTGATGGGGGTGAATGGACAGTACAGGCCCGAGAGAATTGAAGTTTGGTAACTTTCATGACCCAGCAAGTATAATGAAGATTTTATTCGCGTTAGAAATGGAAACAGAGTTTCGAACCTCGAAGATTTCTCCATTATAAAAAAAGGATGGAAATGTTATAACTCAATTCATTTCAACCCATATTAACCCATATTTTAAATAAGTGAGTTGGCTATGGTTTTATTACAGGCGAGTTTGGCAAGTCAGTCATTTTAGGTTGAAATTGCCACACTAATAATAATATGCTCGGGGAGTACAAAAGTTGTGCCAAATCTTTTCCTAGTTATTCCTATACTGATGTTAAGAATTCAAAGAGTATGTACTTCATATACACTCTGAGATTATACCCCATAAAGACAGACACAACTTTTCAATCAAATCATCTTCAATTTGTCTCCCTCTCAGAGGACCACAAAACAGTAAGAGGGAGAGTTTTCCGAATCTTCTCCCTTTTTTTGTTGAAATTCTTTTCTGTCCATCAAAAATATGCCGGAAACCCTATCAGCTTAATCCAAGTGATTCCACCTCCAATTTTCACAATGGCAAGTACTGATAGGTGGCCACATTCTTAGTGTAATTCCAATTTGTCGAGGAACCATCTTCCCATTTTAATTCTTCTTGCCTCCGTTCTTGAACAAACTTAAACAACATCCCACTCAACTCTTTAATTCTTACTCCAGCCGGGACTCTCCAGTTATTATCCAcccatttttggacttcaatAGGGGGATCAAACTGTTGTTACCAAAGGAACCAACCGGACATCTATGCAAATATTCTGTCCTGCTTCGGAGAACTTATATCAATTTTGAAGTGattagtctcctattcatcctcTATAATTATGATGCTATCTTTAGGCCACCTTGATTTCAGCTACTTGTGCATAGCTCCTTTCACAGTTTAATTAATTGTAGCGCCATTATGGTCCATAACTTTTTCCACAAACTTACTGATCTATTTAGCAAAATCTACCCACCCTATATTTTCTCCAGTTTCTGGAATGATAATCTTTAATATGCTACTCCCTTTGATTGCAACAACTCTGATGTATCTTCCCAAATTATTGAATTTCTGATAGACAAAATAAGAATATAGTTGGCTCAAGGTTCTTGATAGATACAAGAAACAAAGAGAGGatcaaaagaagaaagagaaagagctGATCTGAAGCTTGAGATGTCAAGATTCCACCTGGAAAATCtatcagaaaaagaaagaaaaggagagtGCAAGTTCCCAAGAGAGAAAAGTGCCGTCTCCAGGGGATGGTTTCCATGCCTCAATGATTAATATCTCTTTGCCAGTTaaaattattacttaattgttctCTTAAAAATAGAACAATCAACAAATAAGGTGCAAACCTCAACGCCTTGGTACCTGCATTAAAGCATTGCTTAAGTGAGGCATAGTGCCCATCCTAAGCATCACCCAGTTTCAGGGCTGTTCATTTACCATACACTTGAAGAGAAAGGATATGCATCGGTATCTTGTATCTGAACCTGATTGCTGACTGATGATATTTCTATGAAAACTGTTGTGTCTTTACAGTCAGGAAATCAGCTGCCTTTTATTTTCATCATCGTGTCAAATAAGATTGGATTTCTGTGTCAAGAAGATCGCATGTCTCTTTGTTAAGACGATTGTTTGTGCTTTAGATTTTCTCTTGAAGTCATTGCTTTGTATTTTTCATGCTCTAAGACTTGGTTTCAAAAGTGAGGGCTTCTCCTAAACTGTGTCAGCACATCTATATTTCCTTTTTTCTTGCTTAATTTATGTGTTAAAAGATTTTCAATGGAAAGAGTAAGCACCTTTTTAAGAAACGTCTAAATGGGAGCTATGGTTCTCTTGCATTTTGTTTGGGCTGCATTAGGATTTGAAGGTCTTAGATTTAGTTTGCAAACTAGGAAACAGAAAACAACGGTGGATGAATGAACGGAAGTTTACCttatcaaaagaaaaatgaaatatcAGAAGGTTAAATTCTTCTCCCTTGTTTGATTGggatgaagaaagggagaaaagtAGGAAGAATTTTACTTTCTTGGCGCACTTACTAGTTGTTTGAACAAGAAAAAactaactctctctctctctctctctctctctctctctctctctccactTGAAAGTTCTGCTCACCCTTTTCGTGCCTATTTTGACTGTCACTTTTTCATGAAATGCTTTAGTGGTAGGCATAGGTATTAAATGTTAGTTATATAGGTGCAAATATTGTGTCACTCTGTTAGTTATATAGGTGCAAATATTGTGTCACTCTCATTAGTCGTTAGTCACTTTCTCATAAACTTCAACATGGAACTGTATCCTTCTTACTCCACTCCTGTGTTCGATTATCTGCAGGCAGAGATGACTATGAAGCAAATAGAGAACCTTAGCCCCTCAATTGTGAAGCAAGTTTTTCCACTGGTTGAGCAACTGCCGCCTCTGTACATGGACTTGATTAAGGGAAAAGATAATTTTACTCCAAGACCAGAAGAAACTCAAAGACTGGTATGGAAAATTTTGAGATCTTAGTACTCATTGACTAGATACATGTCGTGAACATCTTTAGTTTACTTTGTTGTTATTTTCTTGTAGAACTTGTGTAGAGTTTATATTCTATTACCAGTTCAACGACTATGCAAATGAGGaataaatacatacatatatgctTTGTACCATGGTATGAGTTGATTCTTTGATAGTGCTATGTAGATTGTAGAGCCTGGATCCTAAATATAGGTTACTTTTTCACATTGTGTCAATGGTATTGCGAAAGTTACACTGGATAATAATTTAATCACTGTGCATGAGACCAATAATTTCAGGAGCTTGATTTGGATACTCAGATTCAATAGTATTTGATGTGATGCCAGATTTTGGATGCTTTCTGAAACTTGTTATGATGATGCGCAATGAATTTGTAGATAATGATGGTGAATTGCACACATCTGAtggatgtgtgtgtgtgtttttgcatttgcattttttgttAAACTTTATTAGTGCTTATTGAAACTTTTTTGGGTTAATTTAGATGAAATAGATGAAATGCAATAACAAAACTAGTAAATAAGGCCCGATCCTATGAAAAACGGAAGGATAGTGTGAACACGACATTAACCACTAGCAGTCTTACCAACCCTATCAAACTAGCCTCACCCCCCATACGAagcaggaaaaagaaaaagaaaaaaaaagagatcgactacctcctaacctacaaccttaatgctcgatctacACGCCTTTTCtttcaagggccatgtcctcggaaatctgcagCCATGTCATGTCGTGCATGATCGCCTCTCCCCAATACTTGTTAGGcagccctctacctcttctcctATCCACCAAAGCCAACCGCTCGCATCTCCTCACAGGAGCATCAGGGCTTCTCCTCCGCACGTGCCCAAATCATCTGAGCCTcgtttcccgcatcttgtcatccataGGAGCCATGCGCACCTtatcccgaatatcttcatttctaatcttatcgaTCCTAGTGTGCCCGTACATCCACCTCaatatcctcatttctgctactttcatcttctggagaGTTCTTGACCGGCCAACACtttgccccatacaacatggccggtctaactactgttctataaaacttaccttctAGTattggtggcactttcttgtcacacaggactccaaaTGCTAACCTCCATTTTATCCACCCCACCCTATATGGTGTgagacatcctcgtcgatctcttcGTCCCCTGGATAattgacccaaggtacttaaaactacctctcttggggatgacctgtgatCTAAGCCTCACATCCATGCCCACTTCCATCGACTCAgcgctgaacttgcactccaggtATTCTACCTTAGTCCTGCTCAACTTAAAATCCTTAGattcaagggcatgtctccaaaccCCCAACCTCTCGTTAACACCGCCTCGCGTCTCACAGTCAGAATTATGTCATCagcgaataacatacaccatggcacctccccttgaatatggtgtgtcagtGCGTCCATCACCAGGGGGAAATAAGAACGGGCTGAgcgcagatccttggtgtaaccccataacaaccggaaaatgctcCGAGTGGCCTCCTACTGTCCTTACCCGAGTCTCAAAATCATACGATGCTCAAAATATTTGAAAATTTCATGCACTGGTATTCTACCCCCGTCAGATACGTGCTATACAGATGTTAGTGGTGCGCTGCTCATTTTAACATGTTGAAAACGCTGAATGTTGCATATGCAACAGTGTCTATATTACAGTGAAACTTTCCATTCCAAAGAGAATGGTGGGTCTGTTTTTCGGTGTGATTCGTAACTGATTTCGTACTTTTTATAAAATAGAATTTACATATTCAAAAACTACACAAAAGTTACTATACAAAAGTACTATACATCATAATATTTTATAGTTAAGATTAACAATATGTGAAAAAATGTTCAAAATCATTGTCACGGCAAAAT
The Nicotiana sylvestris chromosome 11, ASM39365v2, whole genome shotgun sequence DNA segment above includes these coding regions:
- the LOC104249384 gene encoding uncharacterized protein, with the protein product MNSVTAPKASWPIVQLPSRYSDSRNFQNRSSIRFYDFHHKYNRNSNRIRCNLKDNNQPETSTGIQLYRDIERLLTETVKQSQGWGSSQDWDEIEGAWVLRPKTSKPKLVVHFVGGVFVGAAPQLSYRLFLERLSQMDVLVIATPYASGFDHFYIADEVQFKFDRCLRFLQDRVQDLPVFGIGHSLGSVIHLLIGSRYAVKKNGNVLMAFNNKDASLAVPFFSSVLAPMMQNIGPVLSDIASSPTIRLGAEMTMKQIENLSPSIVKQVFPLVEQLPPLYMDLIKGKDNFTPRPEETQRLIRSYYGISRNLLIKFKDDTIDETSTLAQVLSSGSAISSMLDMSIRSLPGDHALPLQQALPDVPPGMTDAVNRSGELLANLTAGTPWESVAKEVGNTLGNVDSILLSSGNSKDLDLLVETITSWMLSNSSPRLLQ